The region GGTGGTTGCTCTTATTTTCACATTAATATTAAGTCCTTATCTGGGTAAAAGTTTACAGCAAAATGAAAAACTAGTTACGTATTTGTCAGAGAAATCTGCTGAGGTATTAAAGCTTGACGATATCGATGATAAGATTAACCAAACGGTCGAGGATAGTGTCATTGGTAAACTACCTTTACCAGAGTCTTTAAAAAACACGTTACAAAAAAATAATAACTCTGATACTTATGATGCCCTTGGAGTTAAGGATTTTAAAGGCTACGTTAGCCATGCTGTTGCGAGCATTGTAATTAATGCGATATCTTTTGCAATTACTTATGTTGTATTAATTGTTTTACTTCGTATACTAAGTACAGTACTTAATATTATCAGTAAGTTACCGATACTTAACCAAATCAATAAGTTAGTAGGTTTGCTTGCTGGTGGTATTCATGGACTTATCATTGTATGGTTGTTATTTATATTATTAACTATCTTTAGTGGTACAAAGCTCGGACGAGAGTGCTTTACAATGATGAATGAAAGTGTATTCTTAAGTGCACTCTATGATAACAATTTAATCATGAAATTTGTAATGAATTTATCTGGCATACTAGGATGAATAGCCTGAAAAAATAAGTAAATATCAAACTACAACTTGAAATTGCGAGAAAGGTGGAGTATACTTGCTTTGTAAGCACTTACATCTATAAAGCAAACGTAAGAAGCATGACTACTTATTAAGTAGGTGGATATGTGCAGTTGAACTATTTACTTAGTTACTGTCCTAATATATTACAAGTAAAGGAGTATAGAAAATGAACGAAGTATTAAAGCGTTTTGAGCAATTAGGAATTATTCCAGTTGTTAAAATTGATGATGCTAAGGATGCAGCACCTTTAGCAAAAGCTCTTTGTGAGGGAGGTCTTCCAGTAGCAGAGGTAACATTCCGTACTGCAGCTGCAGAAGAAGCTATCCGTAACATGGTAGAGGCTTGCCCTGATATGTTCGTTGGTGCAGGTACTGTACTTACAACTGAGCAGGTTGACCGTGCTATAGCAGCAGGTTGTAAGTTCATCGTTAGCCCTGGTTTAAATCCTAAGATTGTGAAATATTGTATTGAAAAAGGTATTCCAATCACTCCAGGTACATCTAGCCCAACTGATATCGAGCAGGCAATTGAGCTTGGTTTAGAGGCTGTTAAGTTCTTCCCAGCTGAGGCATCTGGCGGTCTTGCAAAGATTAAGGCTATGGCAGCTCCATATGTAAATATGAGATTTATGCCAACAGGTGGTATTAGTGAAAAGAACCTTACTTCTTATCTTGATTTCCCTAAGATTTTAGCTTGTGGCGGAAGCTGGATGGTAAGTGAGGCATTAATTAACGGTGGTAAGTTTGATGAAATCAAGAAACTTACAAGAGAAGCTGTTAATACAATGTTAGGCTTCGAATTAAAGCATGTTGGAATCAATGCAACAAGCGAAGAGGAAGCAGACGGAGTAGCTACTTCATTTGAGAAGTTATTCGGATTTACTAAGAATGTAGGCAGCAGCTCTATATTTGCTGGAAGTGCAATTGAAGTTATGAAGACTCCATATCTTGGAGCTCATGGTCATATTGCTATTCAGACAAATTACATTGAGCGTGCAATCTATCATATGGAGCTTCAGGGCTTTGAATTTGATATGGACACAGCGAAATACAATGGTGGCAAGATGGTAGCAGTTTACTTAAAGGGTGAACTTGGCGGATTTGCTGTACATTTACTTCAGAAAAAATAATTCTTCCATTAGAATGAATTTATATTTTGGCTCTGTGCCAAGTGTTAAGAAGAGGTTACATTGTAACTTCGACTAGATACTAGGTGCAGAGCTATTTTTAAATTATAAGAAGTCGCATTGTTGGGTTATTTACTATTAAATGGAAAGCAATGAGTGATAGTTATAATAAATTTATAGAAAATTTTATAATAAAAGTAAGGACCTACATTCTCCATTAGACATAGATTCCAAGCTGCACGTTTTATGGTATGTAGATAGGATGCAACCGAGCATCCTATAGAAAAATAAATATCAAGATTATTTCCTAAATTTTTATAAAGTTTCTTGTATTCTAGCTGGAAAATAGTTATATTATAATCACGTGGACGAAGGAGGAGAATCTATGAAGAGACTTCAAAAATTATTTGTTGCTATATGTGTAATGTTTGCCATCATGCTTACTCAAGTAGTAACGGTATCAGCGGCGCAAACGATGACGTTTGATGATTTGTATATGACCCTTGAAATTTCCGATGATTTCATTGTGTTAACACCAGATACCCCAAAAAACGATGGGCGTTGGGCTGCGGCTGGTATCATTCAGATTGATTCAAAGTTAAAGGAATTTAATGATATGGGTGTAAAAGTTTTGTTTTACGATAAAAAAAGCAATACATCCGTGACTATGATGGTAAAGGACTCTTCAAAAACCAGAGAAATAGTGAACCTAGTTAGTATGACGGATACCGAGCTTCAAGAGTATTTCGATTCTTTGGTAGGAAAAGACTCAGATACATTCGTATCTACCGTTGAGGAGTATACACACAAGCAAACCCCATACTTTAAATTGCGACTACAATCGAAAGAGGGAGAAAGTCCAGTCAGTGAAGTAGTCTATGGGACCATAATGAATGGGAAAAGTATCGGTTTTGATATCTATAAAGAGGGAAGTTACATACAAGATAAGGAAGAGGAATTA is a window of Lachnoclostridium phytofermentans ISDg DNA encoding:
- a CDS encoding bifunctional 4-hydroxy-2-oxoglutarate aldolase/2-dehydro-3-deoxy-phosphogluconate aldolase, with the protein product MNEVLKRFEQLGIIPVVKIDDAKDAAPLAKALCEGGLPVAEVTFRTAAAEEAIRNMVEACPDMFVGAGTVLTTEQVDRAIAAGCKFIVSPGLNPKIVKYCIEKGIPITPGTSSPTDIEQAIELGLEAVKFFPAEASGGLAKIKAMAAPYVNMRFMPTGGISEKNLTSYLDFPKILACGGSWMVSEALINGGKFDEIKKLTREAVNTMLGFELKHVGINATSEEEADGVATSFEKLFGFTKNVGSSSIFAGSAIEVMKTPYLGAHGHIAIQTNYIERAIYHMELQGFEFDMDTAKYNGGKMVAVYLKGELGGFAVHLLQKK
- a CDS encoding CvpA family protein — translated: MNALVLIVVGILILCAFLGMRKGFIKTVFSIFSMVVALIFTLILSPYLGKSLQQNEKLVTYLSEKSAEVLKLDDIDDKINQTVEDSVIGKLPLPESLKNTLQKNNNSDTYDALGVKDFKGYVSHAVASIVINAISFAITYVVLIVLLRILSTVLNIISKLPILNQINKLVGLLAGGIHGLIIVWLLFILLTIFSGTKLGRECFTMMNESVFLSALYDNNLIMKFVMNLSGILG